The Oceanispirochaeta sp. M1 genome has a segment encoding these proteins:
- a CDS encoding 3-isopropylmalate dehydratase small subunit 2, translated as MSAVKDFKGKVLFLDRSDINTDEIIPAKYLTEITKEALGPNLLEDLSMDSFDPATDIDGKRVIITRSNFGCGSSREHAPWALEVNGINLVIAENFARIFRQNMYNCGMMAVEMSKDEIDALFSEFSSEDTSLTTDMDKNEFTIKSTSGKSKTLSFNISGFDRTLVDHGGWVGYADKNY; from the coding sequence ATGTCAGCAGTTAAAGATTTTAAGGGGAAAGTGCTTTTCCTTGACCGGTCAGATATCAATACAGATGAAATTATTCCCGCAAAATATCTGACGGAAATAACAAAAGAGGCTCTGGGGCCCAATCTTCTGGAAGACCTCAGCATGGACAGTTTTGATCCTGCGACCGATATTGACGGCAAGAGGGTTATCATCACAAGAAGCAACTTCGGCTGCGGCTCTTCAAGAGAGCATGCTCCCTGGGCTCTGGAAGTGAATGGAATAAATCTGGTTATTGCGGAAAACTTCGCTCGTATTTTCAGACAGAATATGTACAACTGCGGCATGATGGCCGTGGAGATGAGCAAAGATGAAATAGATGCTCTTTTCAGTGAGTTTTCTTCAGAAGATACCAGCCTGACAACTGATATGGATAAGAATGAATTCACAATTAAAAGTACATCAGGTAAAAGTAAGACCCTCTCCTTCAATATTTCCGGTTTTGATAGAACACTGGTAGATCATGGTGGATGGGTCGGCTACGCCGATAAGAATTATTAA
- a CDS encoding helix-turn-helix domain-containing protein, which yields MARPEYRFGEKIKIVRESQGITLKQLAQQMDVSASLISQIENNKVSPSIDTLLNLADILDIDPEYLFRDFRKKRKVRIVRAEERNRLSQGSVQYELLTPPSIADEDFALETMELTIGPGGEKGSQDYGHPGREMGIILSGICELQYGTETYKLKEGDSLSFSSAVPHTLINQGEEELRAIWIITPPRLFT from the coding sequence GTGGCAAGACCGGAATATCGTTTCGGAGAAAAAATCAAAATAGTCAGAGAGAGCCAGGGCATCACACTCAAGCAGCTTGCTCAACAGATGGATGTCAGTGCCAGCCTTATCTCACAGATAGAAAACAATAAGGTATCCCCCTCCATCGATACCCTTCTGAACCTGGCAGATATTCTTGATATAGATCCTGAATATCTTTTCCGCGACTTCCGGAAAAAAAGAAAAGTCAGAATAGTCCGTGCCGAAGAGAGAAACCGGCTGAGTCAGGGATCTGTTCAGTATGAACTGCTCACTCCTCCCTCTATAGCGGATGAAGACTTTGCCCTTGAGACAATGGAGCTCACAATTGGACCCGGAGGAGAAAAAGGGAGCCAGGATTACGGACATCCGGGAAGAGAGATGGGAATCATTCTTTCAGGAATTTGTGAACTTCAGTATGGAACCGAAACGTACAAACTGAAGGAAGGAGACAGCCTCTCCTTCTCATCCGCCGTACCCCACACCCTGATCAATCAGGGTGAAGAGGAGTTGAGGGCAATCTGGATTATTACACCGCCCAGGCTTTTTACCTAG
- a CDS encoding 3-isopropylmalate dehydratase large subunit gives MGKTIAEKIFDAHRVDNPGEGIFVLNLDRVFCHEITTPIAINDLVSRGMDRVFDPDKIKAVIDHVTPAKDSKTAEQGKIMRDWAKRQGIKDFFDIGQNGVCHALFPEKGFVRPGFTVIMGDSHTCTHGAFGAFAAGVGTTDLEVGILKGVCSFKAPESIKINVTGSLKDGVYAKDVILSIIAKLGVNGATNKVIEFCGPVIESFSMEERMTVCNMAIEAGGTCGICPPDKTTVEYLWDFIKDDFSDKSAALADYSKWNSDADASYAEVIEFDISSLEPVATFGYKPDQVKTIRELEKTPVDQVYIGSCTNGRIGDLREAAKVLKGQKVSDSVRAVLSPATPDIYRQALKEGLIEIFMDAGVCLTNPTCGACLGMSNGVLADGEVCASTTNRNFNGRMGKGGTVHLMSPASAAAAAVSGYITNSILYKG, from the coding sequence ATGGGAAAAACCATTGCAGAGAAGATTTTTGACGCTCACCGGGTAGACAATCCGGGAGAGGGAATCTTTGTACTCAACCTGGACAGAGTATTCTGTCATGAAATCACAACCCCCATCGCCATCAACGATCTGGTGAGCCGCGGCATGGACAGGGTCTTTGATCCGGATAAAATCAAAGCCGTCATCGACCATGTAACTCCTGCCAAAGATTCCAAGACAGCGGAACAGGGTAAGATTATGAGAGACTGGGCCAAACGTCAGGGAATCAAAGACTTCTTCGACATCGGTCAGAACGGAGTCTGCCATGCTCTCTTCCCCGAAAAGGGATTTGTCCGCCCGGGATTCACAGTCATAATGGGGGACTCTCACACCTGCACACACGGAGCTTTCGGAGCCTTTGCCGCCGGAGTGGGAACCACTGACCTCGAAGTGGGAATTCTCAAGGGGGTATGCAGTTTCAAGGCTCCCGAATCCATTAAAATCAACGTTACAGGCAGTCTGAAAGATGGTGTGTACGCCAAGGATGTAATCCTCTCCATTATCGCCAAACTCGGTGTAAACGGAGCAACCAACAAGGTAATAGAATTCTGCGGTCCTGTAATTGAAAGCTTCTCAATGGAAGAGAGAATGACCGTATGTAATATGGCCATCGAAGCAGGGGGTACCTGTGGAATATGCCCTCCCGACAAGACAACCGTGGAATACCTCTGGGACTTCATCAAAGATGATTTTTCCGATAAATCCGCCGCTCTTGCAGACTACAGCAAGTGGAATTCCGATGCCGATGCCTCTTATGCGGAGGTCATTGAGTTTGATATAAGCAGCCTGGAACCAGTGGCAACATTCGGCTATAAACCCGATCAGGTAAAAACCATAAGAGAGTTGGAAAAAACTCCAGTTGACCAGGTCTATATCGGCAGCTGCACCAATGGTAGAATTGGAGACCTCAGAGAGGCTGCAAAGGTTCTCAAGGGACAGAAAGTATCAGATTCCGTCAGAGCTGTTCTCTCCCCCGCCACTCCTGACATTTATCGGCAGGCTCTGAAAGAGGGGCTTATCGAGATCTTTATGGATGCGGGAGTCTGTCTGACCAACCCGACCTGTGGTGCCTGTCTTGGCATGAGCAACGGTGTTCTGGCAGATGGAGAAGTCTGTGCATCCACCACCAACAGAAACTTCAACGGAAGAATGGGTAAAGGCGGAACAGTTCACCTCATGAGCCCAGCCTCCGCAGCAGCAGCAGCCGTCAGCGGCTATATCACAAACTCAATACTGTACAAGGGGTAA